In Prunus dulcis chromosome 1, ALMONDv2, whole genome shotgun sequence, the following are encoded in one genomic region:
- the LOC117615277 gene encoding protein SMAX1-LIKE 4-like yields the protein MRSGTCAVQQTLTAEAASVLKHSLSLARRRGHAQVTPLHVAATLLSSRTSLLRRACLKSQPHQTSHPLQCRALELCFNVALNRLPTTPGPLLHGQPSLSNALIAALKRAQAHQRRGCIEQQQQQPLLTIKVELEQLIISILDDPSVSRVMREAGFSSTNVKNNLEDTSTSSVFQCYSSSGGVFSSPCSPSPPTDHHHPHHHQNNNIPGNFWQTHFLSYTCEQNPVLFSPQKTKLPLINPTSTTTTSTEHSASKEDIKLVFEVLLRKKKRNTVIVGDSMSITEGLVSEVMGRIERGIQVPEELKSTYFIKFQFSPVSLRFMKREDVEANLSELKRKIDSSLASGGGATGGGGGGAIIYTGDLKWTINDDERRDQASSGYSPVEHLVAEISRLVSDYENSSNSSSKPKVWLMATASYQTYMRCQMRQPPLEIQWCLQAVSVPSGGLGLSLHGSSVHDSRIIFSQSPSEVLEPKPFNRKDEQDHNITCCEECTSNYEKEAQQLKSGQQKLPAWLQPHGTEARQKDEVAELRRKWNRLCYSLQHQGRHAVQNHLSSANLYNNQGLVGKNYSYASTYPWWSTRNGVSPDLNSISFGHDPASDPTHGSNLVPRFRRQQSCTIEFNFDNGVQKNQVAEPSLDSLKSTEGKEVKITLALGNSVFSDSGKSVERKRSERTMQRADMCKLLKENVPWQSESIPSIVEAIIDSKSSRQETWLLIQGNDSIGKRRLAQAIAELVMGSTDSLLHFNMNKRDNEMNPRAEVLGRALKSNEKLVVLVEDVDLADTQFLKFLADGFETRKFGEVSRREGNLGQAIFILTKGDSTRYEDKAKYLKSIIQMTLKVDEKHSTSPSFGGVNFDHKRKAEWELQIKTKTPRIEEKEDQSVVSVENVNSKKDFSRQSSFNTLDLNLMAGEDDEIEDKAGELSPISSDLTRETTTDLQTPHGFLESIENMFVFNRSPARDREISELFMSKIEGCFEEVYGKHNVVSFSVDKRVLEGICNGSGYFPNSLFEKWLKDIFQTRLRAVKLSGKEGILVRLCLGDKEEGILEGFLGSCLPKKIQIS from the exons ATGCGCTCAGGAACTTGTGCGGTTCAGCAGACCCTCACAGCGGAGGCTGCTTCAGTTTTGAAGCACTCTCTCAGCTTGGCAAGGAGGAGAGGCCATGCTCAGGTCACTCCTCTTCATGTGGCTGCCACTTTGCTCAGCTCAAGGACCAGTCTTTTGAGGAGGGCTTGTCTCAAATCTCAGCCACACCAAACTTCTCATCCTCTCCAATGCAGAGCTCTTGAGCTTTGCTTCAATGTGGCTCTCAACAGGCTCCCAACAACTCCTGGCCCTCTGCTCCATGGCCagccctctctctccaatGCTCTGATTGCAGCACTCAAGAGAGCACAAGCCCACCAGAGAAGGGGCTGCATAgaacaacagcagcagcagccacTTTTAACCATCAAAGTTGAGTTGGAGCAGCTTATCATCTCCATCCTTGATGACCCAAGTGTCAGCAGGGTTATGAGAGAAGCTGGTTTCTCTAGCACTAATGTCAAGAACAACTTAGAGGACACATCAACCTCTTCTGTTTTTCAGTGTTATAGTAGCTCTGGTGGGGTTTTCTCTTCTCCTTGTTCACCTTCTCCTCCCactgatcatcatcatcctcatcatcatcaaaataataatattcctGGTAACTTTTGGCAAACCCATTTCTTGTCTTACACTTGTGAGCAAAACCCAGTTCTTTTTTCCCCACAAAAGACAAAACTTCCATTGATCAACCCCACCAGTACCACTACTACTTCCACAGAGCACTCTGCTTCTAAGGAAGATATCAAGTTGGTGTTTGAGGTCTtgttgaggaagaagaagaggaacacTGTGATAGTTGGTGATTCTATGTCCATAACTGAAGGCCTTGTTTCTGAGGTTATGGGGAGGATAGAAAGAGGCATACAAGTTCCTGAGGAACTGAAATCAACCTATTTCATCAAGTTCCAATTCTCACCAGTTTCTCTGAGGTTCATGAAAAGAGAAGATGTTGAAGCAAATCTTTCAgagctgaaaagaaaaatagactCATCTCTTGCATCAGGTGGAGGTGCaacaggaggaggaggaggaggtgctATCATTTACACAGGAGACTTGAAATGGACTATTAATGATGATGAGAGAAGAGATCAAGCCTCAAGTGGTTATAGCCCAGTTGAGCATTTAGTTGCAGAAATTTCAAGGTTGGTCTCAGACTATGAAAATAGCTCGAACTCAAGCTCAAAGCCAAAGGTTTGGTTGATGGCAACTGCAAGTTACCAGACATACATGAGGTGCCAAATGAGGCAACCACCTCTTGAGATCCAATGGTGTCTTCAAGCTGTTTCTGTTCCATCAGGTGGACTTGGTTTGAGTCTCCATGGTTCCAG TGTCCATGACTCGAGAATAATCTTCTCTCAGAGCCCATCTGAAGTGCTGGAACCAAAACCATTCAACAGAAAGGATGAACAAGATCATAACATCACTTGCTGTGAAGAATGCACTTCAAATTATGAAAAAGAAGCTCAGCAGCTGAAATCTGGCCAGCAGAAATTGCCTGCCTGGCTGCAACCACATGGCACCGAAGCCCGTCAAAAG GATGAAGTGGCTGAGTTGAGGAGAAAGTGGAACAGATTATGTTACAGTCTGCAGCACCAAGGAAGGCATGCAGTTCAGAATCATTTGAGCTCTGCTAATTTGTACAACAATCAAGGCTTAGTTGGAAAGAACTACTCTTATGCTTCAACATACCCTTGGTGGTCTACCCGAAATGGGGTCTCCCCGGATTTGAATTCAATCTCCTTTGGTCATGATCCAGCTTCAGACCCCACCCATGGCTCTAATCTCGTGCCTCGATTCAGGAGACAACAATCGTGCACAATTGAGTTCAATTTTGATAATGGGgtccaaaaaaatcaagtgGCGGAACCAAGTTTGGATTCTCTGAAAAGCACTGAAGGCAAGGAAGTAAAGATCACCCTTGCTCTTGGAAACTCTGTGTTTTCTGATTCAGGGAAATCggtggaaagaaaaagaagtgaaaGAACAATGCAGAGAGCTGACATGTGTAAGCTATTGAAAGAGAATGTTCCTTGGCAATCAGAATCCATTCCTTCAATAGTAGAAGCCATCATTGATTCCAAATCGTCCCGGCAGGAGACTTGGTTGCTGATTCAGGGGAATGACTCAATTGGAAAAAGAAGGTTGGCTCAGGCAATTGCAGAATTAGTTATGGGTTCTACTGATTCACTTCTCCATTTCAACATGAACAAAAGAGACAATGAGATGAACCCAAGAGCAGAAGTCCTAGGAAGAGCCTTGAAATCCAATGAGAAACTTGTTGTGCTGGTAGAAGATGTTGACTTGGCTGACACCCAGTTCTTGAAATTTTTAGCTGATGGTTTTGAAACACGAAAATTCGGAGAAGTCAGTAGAAGAGAAGGGAATTTAGGCCAAGCCATATTCATCTTGACTAAGGGTGACTCCACAAGATATGAAGACAAGGCAAAGTACCTGAAATCTATAATCCAAATGACATTGAAGGTTGACGAAAAACATAGTACTAGTCCAAGTTTTGGGGGAGTTAACTTCGATCACAAGCGAAAGGCTGAGTGGGAGCTACAAATCAAGACCAAGACTCCAAGAattgaagagaaggaagatcaaaGTGTGGTTTCTGTTGAGAATGTGAATAGCAAGAAGGACTTCTCAAGGCAATCAAGCTTCAACACCCTTGATCTCAACCTCATGGCTGGAGAGGATGATGAAATCGAAGACAAAGCAGGGGAGCTGAGCCCCATTTCAAGTGACTTGACTCGCGAAACCACCACCGATCTCCAAACCCCACATGGGTTCCTCGAATCGATCGAGAACATGTTCGTTTTCAATCGAAGTCCGGCTAGAGATCGAGAGATAAGCGAGCTCTTCATGTCCA